A genomic region of Lachnoclostridium edouardi contains the following coding sequences:
- a CDS encoding substrate-binding domain-containing protein — MRRSRKRIAALLLIGAMLLSGCSTSGQTGGETEKADSQPQQTQQAEESGEAAENEGSGGEGTTVYLPENFKSDKPEEEWKIAVVPQWGAAPWWVRGNEGTKRFAEETGINAYEVSPAEQDVAAQIQVVEDLISQKVDAICICMIDPGAMDPILKKALDQGIVVISHEAATAENVLFDLEAFSNEDYGAKLMDLMAEAMGEQGNYATMVGNLTKASHIAWTEAEVARAKSQYPDMVLIGDSNPSMESGETNDGAYEVTKEFLTVHPEVNGILTCGSTEPLGVARALEELGVAGKVKLVGTGMPSECRELVENGSMDTMCVWDPAAACYAMCNLSAKILRGEELNLETGVDLGVEGWTEMKPLDGNHKVLAGQGWLIYDKTNIDEGEF, encoded by the coding sequence ATGAGACGATCAAGGAAAAGAATTGCCGCGTTACTTTTAATCGGTGCAATGCTTCTGTCAGGCTGCTCTACATCTGGACAAACTGGTGGAGAAACAGAAAAAGCAGATAGTCAGCCCCAGCAGACTCAGCAGGCAGAGGAGAGCGGAGAGGCTGCTGAAAATGAGGGGAGCGGAGGGGAAGGAACGACAGTATATCTGCCGGAGAATTTTAAAAGTGATAAGCCGGAGGAAGAATGGAAAATTGCAGTTGTGCCTCAGTGGGGAGCAGCGCCATGGTGGGTCAGAGGCAACGAGGGGACAAAAAGATTTGCTGAAGAAACAGGAATTAATGCTTATGAGGTCAGCCCTGCAGAACAAGATGTAGCAGCTCAGATTCAAGTAGTGGAAGACTTGATTTCCCAAAAAGTAGATGCCATTTGTATTTGTATGATTGACCCGGGAGCTATGGACCCAATTTTGAAAAAAGCTTTAGATCAGGGAATTGTAGTAATATCACATGAGGCCGCCACTGCTGAAAATGTATTATTTGATCTGGAGGCGTTTTCTAATGAGGACTATGGTGCAAAGCTTATGGATTTAATGGCGGAAGCTATGGGCGAACAGGGAAATTATGCTACAATGGTAGGCAATTTGACAAAGGCCTCTCACATTGCCTGGACAGAGGCAGAGGTAGCCAGAGCAAAAAGTCAGTACCCTGACATGGTCTTAATCGGGGACTCTAATCCAAGTATGGAATCTGGAGAAACAAATGACGGAGCATATGAGGTTACAAAGGAATTTTTAACAGTTCATCCAGAAGTAAATGGAATTCTCACCTGCGGCTCCACAGAGCCCTTGGGAGTTGCAAGAGCCTTAGAAGAGCTGGGAGTTGCAGGAAAGGTGAAACTAGTGGGGACAGGGATGCCCAGCGAATGCAGAGAATTGGTAGAAAACGGATCAATGGATACAATGTGCGTGTGGGACCCGGCTGCTGCCTGCTATGCAATGTGTAATTTATCTGCCAAGATTTTAAGGGGAGAGGAATTAAATCTGGAGACAGGAGTAGATTTGGGAGTAGAAGGCTGGACGGAAATGAAGCCTTTAGACGGCAATCATAAAGTTTTGGCAGGTCAGGGATGGCTTATTTATGATAAAACAAATATTGATGAAGGAGAATTCTAG
- a CDS encoding DeoR/GlpR family DNA-binding transcription regulator, protein MKQNLTPNIFEDQNYAFSKKGIRQNKILFLLSKHKHLTNKELCQELNCSQVTIRNDLRELSDLNLIERTFGGASALDDTYGGISISEHLENSTNEKYAIADYVIKHIIKPHQSIIIDTGSTCLALCQRLSSYNDELSVVTNSLLNANYISKNPNLALSLPGGSYNPTSDTFDSISTMSYYQNIFADCYFMSANGLTANGVSIIVTADANRAIIKKTIVDQASKVILLTDHTKINKTCFHRICGLEKISLIITDGNCSEDERKSFESLGVPVVFAPL, encoded by the coding sequence ATGAAGCAAAACCTAACACCAAATATATTTGAAGATCAAAATTACGCCTTTTCTAAAAAAGGGATACGCCAAAACAAGATTTTGTTTCTGCTGTCAAAACACAAACATCTGACAAATAAGGAATTATGTCAGGAGTTAAACTGCAGCCAGGTGACTATCCGCAATGATTTAAGAGAATTAAGCGATTTAAATCTTATTGAACGCACCTTTGGCGGCGCCTCTGCTTTAGATGATACTTACGGCGGTATTTCTATATCAGAGCATCTGGAAAATTCCACAAACGAAAAGTATGCCATTGCTGATTATGTAATTAAGCATATTATTAAGCCTCATCAATCTATTATTATTGACACAGGCTCCACTTGTCTGGCTTTGTGCCAAAGGCTGTCGTCCTATAATGATGAATTAAGCGTTGTGACAAACTCTCTGTTAAACGCTAATTACATCAGCAAAAATCCAAACCTGGCCTTATCCCTTCCAGGAGGTTCTTATAATCCGACTTCTGATACATTTGATTCTATCAGTACTATGTCTTATTATCAGAACATATTTGCTGACTGTTATTTTATGTCTGCCAACGGTCTTACTGCCAACGGCGTCTCCATTATTGTGACCGCTGATGCCAACAGAGCGATTATTAAAAAGACCATTGTGGATCAGGCTTCCAAAGTTATACTTCTCACTGACCATACAAAGATCAACAAAACCTGTTTTCACAGAATATGCGGACTTGAAAAAATATCTTTAATAATTACTGATGGAAATTGTTCAGAAGATGAGAGAAAATCCTTTGAGTCTCTGGGCGTTCCCGTAGTTTTCGCCCCATTGTAA
- the hxlB gene encoding 6-phospho-3-hexuloisomerase, translated as MTYHETYYEIINECHSVLSLITEDDTNQLIDAILSADKVFFVGIGRVLLSLQAICKRFNHIGIPAFFVGEINEPAISPDDLLIVASGSGESIIPVEIAKKAYELHAKIALISSNPCSTISALSNIFVRIPAQSKLGLVEEVKSYQPMTSLFEQSVLLYGDTLSKMIIDRKHLDMNALWKHHANLE; from the coding sequence ATGACATATCACGAAACGTATTATGAAATTATTAATGAATGTCATTCTGTTTTATCACTGATTACAGAAGACGATACAAATCAGCTGATTGACGCTATTTTGTCAGCTGATAAGGTTTTTTTTGTAGGGATCGGCAGAGTTTTGCTTTCTCTGCAGGCTATATGCAAACGTTTTAACCATATTGGCATTCCAGCGTTCTTTGTGGGGGAAATCAATGAACCGGCTATTTCCCCGGACGATCTGCTGATTGTGGCCTCTGGAAGCGGGGAAAGTATTATACCTGTAGAGATCGCCAAAAAAGCTTATGAACTTCATGCAAAAATTGCTTTAATAAGCTCTAATCCCTGCAGTACAATCTCAGCTTTATCAAATATTTTTGTAAGAATTCCGGCCCAGTCTAAGCTGGGACTTGTAGAGGAGGTAAAGTCTTATCAGCCTATGACCTCTCTCTTTGAACAAAGTGTACTTCTATATGGGGATACTCTTTCAAAAATGATTATTGACAGAAAACATTTAGATATGAATGCTTTGTGGAAGCATCATGCAAATTTAGAGTAG
- a CDS encoding D-2-hydroxyacid dehydrogenase has protein sequence MKIVVLDGYTENPGDLSWGGLEALGEVTVYDRTSYVDAPIIAERLGDAEVAVINKTPISKATVDACPNLKMVAVLATGYNVVDYQYCKEKGIIVCNVPTYGTDIVGQYAVGLLLEICSHFWYHDQTVKEGKWANNVDWCYWDFPMIELANKTVGIIGLGRIGQTTARILKAMNMKVIAYDSFQSDAGKEVAEYVDLDTLLAQSDVICLHCPLFPDTEGIINKDTIAKMKDGVIIINNSRGQLVVEQDLADALNSGKVYAAGLDVVSTEPIKPENPLLGAKNCLITPHISWAAKEARQRIMDITVANIKAYMDKAPTNVVNK, from the coding sequence ATGAAAATCGTTGTTTTAGACGGCTATACAGAGAACCCAGGCGATTTAAGCTGGGGAGGATTAGAGGCACTTGGAGAGGTTACTGTTTATGACAGAACTTCCTATGTAGACGCTCCAATTATTGCTGAAAGACTGGGAGATGCAGAAGTTGCAGTTATCAACAAAACTCCTATTTCAAAGGCAACTGTTGACGCTTGCCCTAACTTAAAAATGGTTGCAGTTCTGGCTACAGGCTACAACGTAGTTGATTATCAGTACTGCAAGGAAAAAGGAATTATTGTATGCAACGTTCCTACTTACGGAACAGACATTGTTGGACAGTACGCAGTAGGTCTGTTATTAGAAATCTGCTCTCACTTCTGGTACCATGATCAGACAGTAAAAGAGGGCAAATGGGCTAATAACGTAGACTGGTGCTACTGGGATTTCCCAATGATCGAGCTGGCTAACAAGACTGTTGGTATTATCGGCTTAGGACGTATTGGACAGACTACAGCAAGAATCTTAAAAGCAATGAACATGAAGGTAATTGCATACGACAGCTTCCAGAGCGACGCTGGCAAAGAAGTTGCTGAATATGTAGATCTGGATACACTGTTAGCTCAGTCTGACGTTATCTGCTTACACTGCCCACTGTTCCCAGATACAGAAGGCATCATCAACAAAGATACTATCGCTAAGATGAAAGACGGCGTTATCATTATCAATAACAGCCGGGGACAGCTGGTTGTTGAGCAGGATCTGGCAGATGCATTAAACAGCGGAAAAGTTTATGCTGCAGGTCTGGACGTTGTTTCCACAGAGCCAATTAAGCCAGAGAACCCATTACTGGGCGCTAAGAACTGCCTGATTACACCACACATTTCTTGGGCAGCTAAAGAAGCTCGTCAGAGAATTATGGATATCACAGTTGCCAACATTAAGGCATACATGGACAAGGCTCCAACAAACGTAGTAAACAAATAA
- a CDS encoding sugar phosphate isomerase/epimerase family protein, producing MRESIHKYFQVGTISWMSYPNRDLLEVIQKVASDDFFDAIEVPTKMDDETRAKAAKMLAEGHLKVCCGAQPRLLGPKLNPNDIDEEGRKAAEATLIEAIDQAEELGAKGIAFLAGKWAPETKDQAYAQLLKTTRAVCDYAATKGMNVELEVFDFDMDKAALIGPAPYAAQFAADMRTTHNNFGLLVDLSHFPTTYETSKFVIQTLRPYITHLHIGNAVVKEGCEAYGDQHPRFGFPNSANDTAELLDFFRVLKAEGFFNADCPMVLSFEVKPWGDENDEVIVANTKRVINRAWALLED from the coding sequence ATGAGAGAGTCAATCCATAAATATTTTCAGGTAGGTACTATTTCCTGGATGAGTTATCCAAACAGAGATCTGCTTGAGGTAATTCAGAAAGTTGCCAGCGATGATTTCTTCGATGCTATTGAAGTTCCAACAAAGATGGATGATGAGACAAGAGCAAAGGCAGCTAAGATGCTGGCAGAAGGCCATCTGAAAGTTTGCTGCGGCGCACAGCCAAGACTTCTGGGACCAAAGTTAAATCCAAACGATATTGACGAGGAAGGCAGAAAAGCAGCAGAAGCAACATTAATCGAGGCTATTGACCAGGCTGAAGAACTGGGCGCAAAGGGAATCGCATTCCTGGCTGGAAAATGGGCTCCTGAGACAAAAGATCAGGCATATGCTCAGCTGTTAAAGACAACAAGAGCTGTATGCGACTACGCAGCTACAAAGGGTATGAATGTAGAGCTGGAAGTATTTGACTTTGATATGGACAAAGCAGCTTTAATCGGACCTGCTCCATATGCAGCTCAGTTTGCAGCTGATATGAGAACAACTCACAACAACTTTGGTTTGTTAGTTGACCTGTCCCACTTCCCAACAACTTACGAGACATCTAAGTTTGTCATCCAGACTTTAAGACCATACATTACACACCTTCACATTGGAAATGCTGTTGTAAAAGAGGGCTGCGAAGCTTACGGCGATCAGCATCCAAGATTTGGCTTCCCTAACTCTGCAAACGATACAGCTGAGCTGTTAGACTTCTTCAGAGTATTAAAGGCTGAAGGATTCTTCAACGCAGACTGCCCAATGGTACTTTCCTTTGAGGTAAAACCATGGGGAGATGAGAACGATGAAGTAATCGTTGCAAATACAAAGAGAGTTATCAACAGAGCATGGGCTTTATTAGAGGACTAA
- a CDS encoding ABC transporter permease: MDMLIKFIFAAVLAGTPLLFGTVGEILSEKVGHLNLGVEGIMSIGACAGFMVGYITDNFALAIIAAFGAGVLAALIYAVLTVTFMANQNVTGLTLTVFGIGFANFIGFYMLGKSESNNLKLPETITAQMREISIPILSDIPVVGKLVFSYNPFVYLGIVIAILMGLYLSKTKAGLNVQAIGENPGAADAAGIQVTKLRYFNILLGGGICGIGGAYCSMIINGGVWISNNVGGLGWIAVALVIFASWKPVNAIYGSFIFGGLRVLKYYVPKTTYNIPIAFFDMLPFLITALVLILSSVRKSRGAHIPAHLGINYFREER, encoded by the coding sequence ATGGATATGTTAATAAAGTTTATATTTGCCGCGGTGCTGGCAGGCACGCCTCTTCTCTTTGGAACAGTAGGAGAGATTCTCAGCGAGAAGGTAGGTCATCTGAACCTGGGAGTAGAGGGGATTATGTCTATAGGCGCCTGCGCCGGATTTATGGTGGGATATATCACAGATAATTTCGCTCTTGCTATTATAGCCGCCTTTGGGGCGGGAGTTTTGGCCGCTTTGATATATGCGGTTTTAACTGTTACATTTATGGCAAATCAGAATGTAACAGGCCTGACTCTTACCGTTTTTGGTATAGGTTTTGCCAATTTTATAGGATTTTATATGCTGGGAAAAAGCGAGAGCAATAATCTGAAGCTGCCTGAGACAATTACAGCTCAGATGAGAGAAATCTCTATTCCAATTCTTTCTGATATTCCGGTTGTTGGAAAGCTGGTATTTTCCTATAATCCTTTTGTGTATTTAGGAATCGTAATAGCCATTCTTATGGGGCTTTATTTAAGCAAAACAAAAGCCGGTTTAAATGTGCAGGCCATTGGAGAAAACCCGGGAGCCGCAGACGCAGCGGGAATTCAAGTTACAAAGCTAAGATATTTTAACATTCTTTTAGGCGGCGGTATTTGCGGCATAGGCGGAGCGTACTGCTCCATGATTATTAACGGCGGAGTATGGATCAGCAATAATGTAGGAGGCTTAGGCTGGATTGCAGTAGCTCTCGTTATTTTTGCTTCCTGGAAGCCGGTAAACGCAATTTACGGCTCCTTCATTTTCGGAGGTCTTAGAGTATTAAAGTATTATGTGCCAAAAACCACTTACAATATTCCGATTGCATTTTTCGACATGCTGCCTTTCCTGATTACCGCTTTGGTGCTGATTTTGTCTTCTGTGAGAAAGAGCAGGGGAGCACATATTCCGGCTCATCTGGGGATAAACTATTTCCGCGAGGAAAGATAA
- a CDS encoding ABC transporter permease: MNEPLIRVVKKAELAGKEVLVLRLEAIILAIIAGGLFILAIGYNPLLIYKAIIEGCFRSAMSFQATVKIMIPLLISSLGVTLAFKMKFWNIGAEGQIIMGGIFASYFALFHSDWNHWVLILVMILAGIVGGGLWGFIPAWFKTKFDTNETLFTLMLNYIALHIISYLQEGPWRDQAAQGFAKIPRFDKNAALDKVLGIQFGWIIALILVALVFIYMKYSKQGYEIGVVGESQDTARYAGMNVRKIVLRTMFLSGAVCGLGGMIQATGSDITLTTAVAGGVGFTAIIVAWLSQLNPIVILIVSFCFSVLEKGSSVVQSTYGLSSDSADVLQGVILFFILGCELFVRYKFVFRKKGGAE, translated from the coding sequence ATGAACGAACCCCTGATCCGAGTGGTAAAAAAAGCAGAGCTGGCGGGAAAGGAAGTGCTGGTGCTCAGGCTGGAGGCTATTATTTTAGCGATTATAGCAGGAGGACTTTTTATTCTGGCCATTGGATACAATCCTCTGTTGATTTATAAAGCGATAATAGAGGGATGTTTTAGAAGCGCCATGTCTTTTCAGGCAACAGTAAAGATTATGATTCCTCTTCTGATCTCCTCATTAGGCGTTACCCTGGCCTTTAAAATGAAATTCTGGAATATTGGAGCTGAGGGACAGATTATTATGGGAGGTATTTTTGCATCCTATTTTGCTCTGTTTCACTCTGACTGGAATCACTGGGTTTTAATTTTAGTTATGATTTTAGCCGGCATTGTAGGAGGAGGCCTGTGGGGCTTTATTCCGGCTTGGTTTAAAACAAAATTTGATACTAACGAAACCTTGTTTACATTAATGTTAAACTACATTGCTCTCCATATTATTTCTTATTTACAGGAAGGGCCGTGGAGAGATCAGGCGGCTCAGGGCTTTGCCAAAATTCCCAGATTTGATAAAAACGCGGCCTTAGATAAAGTATTGGGAATTCAGTTTGGCTGGATTATTGCTCTTATTTTGGTAGCGTTAGTATTTATTTATATGAAATATTCTAAACAGGGATATGAGATCGGAGTAGTGGGAGAAAGCCAGGATACAGCCAGATATGCGGGAATGAACGTAAGAAAAATTGTTCTGCGCACAATGTTTCTGTCAGGAGCTGTCTGTGGTCTGGGAGGAATGATTCAGGCAACAGGCTCTGATATTACTTTGACTACAGCAGTGGCAGGCGGCGTAGGATTTACTGCAATTATTGTGGCCTGGCTGTCTCAGCTGAATCCTATAGTAATCCTTATTGTATCTTTCTGCTTCAGTGTTTTGGAAAAGGGAAGCAGCGTGGTTCAGTCTACGTATGGACTGTCCTCAGACAGCGCGGACGTGCTTCAGGGAGTTATTTTATTCTTTATTTTAGGATGTGAGCTGTTTGTGCGGTATAAATTTGTGTTCAGGAAAAAAGGAGGGGCAGAGTAA
- a CDS encoding ABC transporter ATP-binding protein — protein MENFAIECRKITKRFGSVVANDEIDLQVRYGEILALLGENGSGKTTLMNMLSGIYHPDSGSIHIGGKEVSINSPVDSAALGIGMIHQHFKLVDVFSAMDNIVLGTKEKRLKPKVLKKKIEEISSSFGLEIEPEKKVYDMSVSEKQTVEILKVLYRGAQILILDEPTAVLTPQETDKLFSILRKMREQGCAIIIITHKLHEVLDISDRVTILRKGKSIDTVNTKESNEKILTELMVGRPVSLEIQRPQVTDKKSILKVVDLTVMKSDGSVALDDVSFEIKTGEILGVAGVAGSGQKELCETLTGLMEAKQGAILYHKENIVGKTPSEIIKLGISMSFVPEDRLGMGLVASMGMVDNMLLKTYNKGKGFFVERASARAQAERLVKELSIVTPGVDTPVRMMSGGNVQKVLLGREIESSPQVLITAYPVRGLDINSSYTVYDLLNEQKKKGVAVVYIGEDLDVLLELSDRIMVLCHGQVTGIVNAADVTKEEIGLMMTGTKAEEVAS, from the coding sequence ATGGAAAACTTTGCCATTGAGTGCAGGAAAATTACAAAACGGTTTGGCAGCGTAGTTGCCAATGATGAAATTGATTTACAGGTAAGATACGGAGAAATACTGGCTCTTTTAGGAGAGAACGGGTCAGGTAAAACCACACTGATGAATATGCTTTCAGGCATTTATCATCCGGATTCCGGTTCCATACATATTGGAGGAAAGGAAGTGTCCATTAATTCTCCAGTAGATTCAGCGGCTTTGGGAATCGGTATGATTCATCAGCATTTTAAGCTGGTGGATGTATTCAGCGCCATGGACAATATTGTTCTGGGCACAAAAGAGAAAAGATTAAAGCCAAAAGTATTAAAGAAGAAAATAGAGGAGATCAGCAGTTCTTTCGGGCTGGAAATTGAACCTGAGAAAAAGGTTTACGACATGTCGGTCAGCGAAAAGCAGACAGTTGAAATCCTGAAGGTATTATATAGAGGAGCTCAGATTCTGATTTTGGACGAGCCTACAGCCGTGCTTACTCCCCAGGAAACAGACAAGCTGTTTTCTATTTTGAGAAAAATGAGAGAGCAGGGCTGCGCGATTATTATTATCACCCACAAGCTTCACGAGGTTTTAGACATCAGCGACAGGGTGACAATTTTAAGAAAAGGAAAAAGTATTGATACAGTAAATACAAAGGAAAGTAATGAAAAAATTTTGACAGAGCTGATGGTGGGACGTCCCGTAAGTTTGGAAATTCAGCGTCCCCAGGTAACTGACAAAAAGTCTATTTTAAAAGTAGTAGATTTGACTGTAATGAAAAGCGACGGTTCCGTGGCTTTAGACGATGTTTCTTTTGAGATTAAGACAGGAGAAATTCTGGGAGTGGCAGGAGTTGCCGGCAGCGGTCAAAAAGAGCTTTGCGAGACATTGACAGGCCTGATGGAAGCAAAACAGGGAGCTATTCTTTACCACAAGGAAAATATTGTGGGAAAAACTCCGTCTGAAATTATAAAGCTGGGAATCAGCATGAGCTTTGTTCCGGAGGATCGTTTAGGAATGGGCCTTGTGGCATCTATGGGCATGGTAGATAATATGCTGTTGAAAACCTACAACAAGGGAAAGGGATTCTTTGTTGAAAGGGCCTCTGCCAGAGCCCAGGCAGAACGTCTGGTAAAAGAGCTTTCTATCGTCACTCCAGGCGTGGATACTCCGGTTAGAATGATGTCAGGAGGAAATGTACAGAAAGTACTTTTGGGACGTGAAATAGAGTCCAGCCCTCAGGTGCTGATTACAGCGTATCCGGTCAGAGGCTTGGATATTAATTCTTCTTACACTGTCTATGATTTGTTAAATGAGCAGAAGAAAAAAGGAGTGGCAGTGGTATATATTGGAGAGGATCTGGATGTGCTGTTAGAATTATCAGACCGTATTATGGTGCTTTGTCACGGACAGGTAACAGGTATAGTAAATGCCGCTGATGTGACAAAGGAGGAGATCGGTTTGATGATGACCGGTACAAAAGCAGAGGAGGTGGCATCATGA
- a CDS encoding BMP family ABC transporter substrate-binding protein — protein MRKFISAALAAAMVFSLSACGGNSAGNDTAQATEGQTTEAQAEGTEGAEAEESKAAEGVMPAIAKEDLKIGVVHITDPAEGSGYTYTHDLGIQGMQKTLGLDDSQIIRKNNISDTDATAIETAIRDCIEEGCNVIFATSWGYMDTCEALAEEYPEVIFSHGTGYKSNGVNFNNYFGRIYQARYLTGIAAGMKTETNKIGYVAAMGKQNSEVTGGCNAFAMGVASVNPDAQVYVKVTNSWFDPEGEKQAADALIAEGCDVIGQHCDTPNPQLAAEAAGVFGVGYNSDMSKDAPKAVLTSTMWDWSVYYTQAVQSIIDGAWTGENYFGGMKEGLVTIAPLSDLCAEGTAEKIEEAKEKMASGEWDVFDGVIECNDGTTVGEEGKSMPDSDITGNMNWYYKNVVEK, from the coding sequence ATGAGAAAATTTATTAGCGCTGCACTGGCAGCGGCAATGGTGTTCTCTCTCAGCGCTTGTGGAGGAAACTCTGCAGGTAATGATACTGCTCAAGCTACAGAGGGACAGACAACAGAAGCTCAGGCTGAGGGCACAGAGGGTGCTGAAGCAGAAGAAAGCAAAGCAGCAGAAGGCGTGATGCCGGCTATTGCAAAGGAAGATCTTAAAATCGGCGTAGTTCATATTACAGATCCTGCTGAAGGTTCAGGCTATACTTATACACATGATTTAGGAATTCAGGGAATGCAGAAAACCCTTGGTCTGGACGACAGCCAGATTATCCGCAAGAATAATATCAGCGACACAGATGCCACAGCTATTGAGACAGCCATCAGAGATTGTATTGAAGAGGGCTGCAACGTTATATTTGCAACCAGCTGGGGCTACATGGATACATGTGAAGCATTGGCAGAAGAGTACCCGGAAGTTATTTTTTCCCACGGTACAGGATACAAGAGCAACGGCGTAAACTTTAACAACTACTTTGGAAGAATTTACCAGGCCAGATACTTAACAGGAATTGCGGCAGGCATGAAGACAGAAACCAACAAAATCGGTTATGTAGCTGCAATGGGCAAGCAGAATTCAGAGGTTACAGGCGGCTGCAACGCATTTGCAATGGGCGTGGCTTCTGTAAATCCAGATGCCCAGGTATATGTAAAGGTTACAAACAGCTGGTTTGACCCAGAGGGCGAGAAGCAGGCTGCCGACGCTTTAATCGCAGAAGGCTGTGACGTAATCGGACAGCACTGTGATACTCCAAACCCACAGCTGGCAGCTGAGGCGGCAGGAGTATTCGGCGTAGGTTACAACTCTGATATGTCCAAGGACGCTCCAAAGGCAGTGCTTACATCTACAATGTGGGATTGGTCTGTATACTACACACAGGCTGTACAGTCTATTATAGACGGCGCATGGACCGGAGAAAACTACTTCGGCGGAATGAAGGAAGGCCTTGTAACAATCGCTCCATTATCTGATCTGTGTGCAGAAGGCACAGCTGAGAAGATTGAGGAAGCAAAAGAAAAGATGGCTTCCGGCGAGTGGGACGTATTTGACGGCGTTATTGAGTGCAATGACGGAACTACAGTAGGCGAGGAAGGCAAGAGTATGCCAGACTCTGACATTACAGGCAATATGAACTGGTACTACAAAAATGTAGTGGAGAAATAA
- a CDS encoding sodium-dependent transporter, giving the protein MGREKFSSRLGFILISAGCAIGLGNVWRFPYIVGEYGGAAFVLIYVLFLLILGLPILVMEFAVGRASQKSAALSFDVLEPKGTKWHLEKYFAMAGNYLLMMFYTTVAGWMILYFCKMAKGDFTGLDSDGIAAEFNNMLADPVIMGIFMVLVVVVCFGICAMGLQKGVEGITKIMMVFLLALIIVLAGHSVLMENSGPGLKFYLMPDFGKLMEEADGTFSMRSLGESIFAAMGQAFFTLSIGIGAIAIFGSYIGKERRLTGEAINIMVLDTFVAFMSGLIIFPACFAYNIDAGQGPSLIFITLPNVFNHMAGGRFWGSLFFLFMAFAAMSTVIAVFQNIVSFATDLTNCSVKKAVCINIFVVILLSIPCVLGFNLWSGFAPLGEGSTVLDFEDFLVSNNLLPLGSLVYLAFCTSRYGWGFKNFLAEANAGEGIKFPAAVRVYVSYILPLIVLFVFFQGYWSKFAAMIQ; this is encoded by the coding sequence ATGGGAAGAGAAAAATTTTCCTCCCGTCTGGGATTTATTCTGATTTCAGCGGGATGTGCAATCGGGCTTGGCAATGTATGGCGCTTTCCCTATATTGTAGGGGAATATGGCGGAGCGGCTTTTGTGCTGATCTATGTTCTGTTCTTGTTGATCCTTGGATTGCCGATTCTTGTTATGGAGTTTGCAGTAGGCAGGGCCAGTCAGAAAAGTGCGGCCCTGTCCTTTGACGTTCTGGAGCCAAAGGGTACTAAGTGGCATCTGGAAAAGTATTTTGCCATGGCCGGCAATTATCTGCTGATGATGTTTTACACAACAGTGGCCGGCTGGATGATACTTTACTTTTGTAAAATGGCCAAGGGAGATTTTACAGGCCTGGATTCAGACGGCATCGCGGCAGAGTTTAACAACATGCTGGCAGATCCTGTAATTATGGGAATTTTTATGGTTCTGGTTGTAGTGGTGTGTTTTGGAATCTGCGCCATGGGACTGCAGAAGGGCGTAGAGGGAATCACAAAAATTATGATGGTGTTCCTTTTGGCCCTGATTATTGTTTTAGCCGGTCATTCTGTGCTTATGGAAAACAGCGGTCCCGGCCTGAAATTCTATTTGATGCCTGATTTTGGCAAGCTGATGGAGGAAGCGGACGGCACCTTCAGTATGCGCTCACTGGGAGAATCTATATTTGCAGCTATGGGACAGGCCTTTTTCACACTGAGTATTGGAATCGGTGCAATCGCCATTTTCGGCAGCTATATTGGAAAAGAAAGGCGTTTGACAGGCGAGGCTATTAATATTATGGTATTGGACACCTTTGTTGCCTTTATGTCAGGTCTGATTATTTTCCCGGCGTGTTTTGCATACAACATTGACGCAGGACAGGGACCGTCTTTGATTTTCATTACATTACCTAATGTATTTAATCACATGGCCGGAGGCCGTTTCTGGGGAAGCTTATTCTTTCTGTTTATGGCATTCGCGGCAATGTCCACAGTTATTGCAGTATTCCAGAATATTGTATCCTTTGCCACGGATTTAACTAACTGCTCTGTAAAAAAGGCAGTTTGCATCAACATATTTGTGGTGATTCTCCTGTCCATTCCCTGTGTTTTAGGGTTTAACTTGTGGAGCGGCTTTGCGCCTTTAGGAGAGGGAAGTACAGTGCTGGATTTTGAAGATTTCCTGGTAAGCAACAATCTGCTTCCTCTGGGAAGTCTGGTATACTTAGCTTTCTGTACCAGCCGTTACGGATGGGGCTTTAAAAACTTCCTGGCGGAGGCCAATGCAGGAGAAGGCATAAAATTCCCTGCAGCAGTAAGAGTATATGTAAGCTACATTCTTCCTCTGATTGTATTGTTTGTGTTCTTCCAGGGCTACTGGAGCAAATTTGCCGCAATGATTCAATAG